AAAGGGAGGGGAGTTCAGCTTGACGACGAATCCGGTGCATGCTGATGATATTGTGCTGTCCGAGACCGAGGTAGGCCGCGATCTGCTGCTGCTGATTACCGGGGGAGTACGCCATATTGGTGCGGCAAGCACGGCGTACATGGACGGAGACCTCGCGCGGGTGATGACCTCTGCCGTTCCCCATCATAAGGAGCATACGATCAGTGAAGCCATTGCGCTGAAGGCTGCTGCCGCATTGAACCGGACAGTCACGGTTGTGATGGGCATTCACTATGACGATCTGAGCAAAGAGGGCATTCTTGCGGTCGTAAATATTGTGAATGATAAGGTGGAGCGATATTTAGTGCAGAAGGCCGGAACAAATTTTTGAAACGATCCCCATCTCCCTGCGTAAAAGATACCATTGAACCACTAACTTTACTTTTGGAGGAATGAACCATGTCTATATTTAAAAGATTGCGTGATCTGACCATGTCCAATGTGAATGCGATTATTGATAAAGCAGAAGATCCGGTTAAAATGACCGACCAGTACATTCGTGACATGACGGAGGATCTGGAGGATGCCGAGAAAGCGGTAGCTGCCCAGATCGCTATTGAGAAGAAATTCAAACAGCTGTACGAAGAGCAGGAAGCGCTGGTGAACAAGCGTAATCAGCAAGCTCATGCAGCCGCTC
The window above is part of the Paenibacillus sp. FSL H8-0048 genome. Proteins encoded here:
- the lpdD gene encoding prenylated flavin chaperone LpdD; this translates as MTTNPVHADDIVLSETEVGRDLLLLITGGVRHIGAASTAYMDGDLARVMTSAVPHHKEHTISEAIALKAAAALNRTVTVVMGIHYDDLSKEGILAVVNIVNDKVERYLVQKAGTNF